Proteins encoded within one genomic window of Thermogemmata fonticola:
- a CDS encoding LCCL domain-containing protein, producing the protein MPQTWSRTGIVCATVATLGLTAWSSQGGMASQPPGTEGGNRSTPAGVEVEVKCCDDSVLKLRLLDEKLELQTKYGVLSIPAADIRRIEFAPRIPPADAERISLAISRLSHPDYQIRERASAELLTFRERAYPFLLRATKSDNPEVSRRAEEAIRAIQSRVPAALLESREYDLVTTEDCKIVGRLTTSALRVHTTQFGEQLLRLSDLRVLSAGSTASETATAPPAPTNLMAFQHQFGKELTYTLTGYTPGTGQANVWGTDVYTLDSHLAAAAVHAGVVQPGKTAVVHVRIVQSPPQFIASYRNGINSTAYGNYPAGAYEFVRK; encoded by the coding sequence ATGCCCCAGACGTGGAGCCGGACAGGTATTGTGTGCGCAACAGTGGCAACTTTGGGGCTAACGGCTTGGAGTTCCCAAGGCGGAATGGCTTCACAACCGCCGGGTACGGAGGGAGGGAATCGGTCCACTCCGGCCGGCGTGGAGGTCGAAGTCAAGTGTTGCGACGACAGTGTGCTCAAATTGCGGCTCTTGGATGAGAAACTGGAGCTGCAGACCAAATATGGGGTGCTGAGTATTCCGGCGGCGGACATCCGGCGCATCGAGTTTGCCCCACGGATTCCACCCGCCGATGCTGAACGGATCTCCTTGGCGATTTCGCGCCTCTCTCATCCGGACTACCAGATCCGGGAGCGAGCCTCGGCGGAGTTGCTCACATTCCGGGAACGGGCTTATCCGTTTCTGCTCCGAGCGACCAAAAGCGACAATCCGGAAGTTAGCCGGCGAGCGGAGGAAGCGATCCGGGCCATTCAAAGCCGCGTACCGGCCGCCTTGCTGGAATCCCGCGAGTACGATCTGGTCACCACCGAGGATTGTAAGATCGTCGGCCGCTTGACCACGTCGGCCCTGCGCGTCCATACCACTCAGTTCGGCGAACAGTTGCTACGCCTGTCGGATTTGCGCGTTCTTAGCGCTGGTAGTACCGCGAGTGAGACCGCAACCGCTCCCCCGGCTCCTACCAATCTGATGGCCTTCCAGCACCAGTTTGGCAAGGAATTGACCTATACCTTGACGGGCTACACGCCGGGTACCGGTCAGGCCAATGTCTGGGGCACGGATGTGTACACTCTGGATTCCCACTTGGCAGCGGCGGCAGTCCATGCCGGTGTAGTCCAGCCGGGTAAGACGGCCGTCGTCCACGTTCGCATTGTGCAATCTCCCCCGCAATTTATCGCCAGTTACCGCAATGGCATCAACAGCACCGCCTACGGGAACTACCCGGCGGGGGCCTACGAGTTTGTCCGCAAATGA
- a CDS encoding polyprenyl synthetase family protein, with amino-acid sequence MRPATRSGLRSQPTTIHRDTDTQVNPHDSHGSPPHASPSPIPAPPPRKIDSLLAPLAEELAAVEAVLHQELSPYRERFPELLNHLQAYQGKRLRPALLLLVARSCGHTVPAHYTLAAVVEMIHTATLIHDDVLDEAAQRRHLPTVHARWGNKTAILLGDLLFTHAFHLAASVDQRACRLIGSATNRVCAGELLQWAERGHWHLPEAKYLRIIDDKTAALTECAAQLGAVYAGGTEEMVQAACLYGRSLGRAFQIIDDLLDLTGREDTAGKTLGTDLIQGKATLPIIHALSQMPRNEAEEFCQMLQNGQSERYSYILAVLQRQGSLEYARRRAEEALHTARAALLAFPPSTHRDLLDSLIDWSLQRNV; translated from the coding sequence ATGCGTCCAGCAACCCGCAGCGGACTTCGCAGCCAACCCACGACCATCCACCGGGACACGGACACCCAGGTCAATCCGCACGACAGCCACGGCTCTCCCCCGCACGCATCTCCCTCTCCGATTCCGGCACCTCCCCCCAGGAAGATCGACTCCCTGCTGGCCCCACTGGCTGAGGAACTCGCCGCTGTGGAAGCGGTTCTGCACCAGGAGTTATCCCCTTATCGAGAACGCTTCCCAGAATTGCTGAACCACCTCCAGGCCTACCAGGGAAAGCGCCTCCGCCCTGCCCTGTTGCTGCTTGTGGCACGCAGTTGCGGGCATACCGTGCCGGCCCATTACACCCTGGCAGCAGTGGTCGAAATGATCCACACCGCCACGCTGATCCACGATGACGTGCTCGACGAAGCTGCGCAGCGCCGGCATCTTCCCACCGTACACGCTCGTTGGGGGAACAAGACAGCGATCCTCCTGGGAGACCTGCTTTTCACTCACGCCTTTCATCTGGCCGCTTCGGTGGATCAACGGGCTTGCCGGCTTATTGGATCGGCCACCAACCGCGTCTGTGCCGGGGAACTGCTCCAATGGGCCGAGCGCGGGCACTGGCATTTGCCGGAAGCGAAATACCTGAGAATCATTGATGACAAAACAGCCGCCTTGACCGAATGCGCAGCCCAGCTCGGCGCCGTTTACGCCGGGGGTACCGAGGAGATGGTCCAAGCGGCCTGCCTTTATGGACGTTCCCTCGGCCGAGCCTTCCAGATCATCGACGACCTACTCGATCTGACCGGCCGGGAAGATACCGCCGGCAAGACACTTGGTACCGATCTTATCCAGGGTAAAGCGACTTTGCCTATAATCCATGCTCTAAGTCAGATGCCACGGAACGAAGCCGAGGAGTTCTGCCAGATGTTGCAGAATGGCCAGTCCGAGCGCTACTCCTACATTCTGGCCGTTTTGCAACGCCAAGGTTCGCTGGAGTACGCCCGCCGCCGGGCTGAAGAGGCCCTTCATACTGCCCGCGCTGCTCTGCTAGCGTTTCCCCCATCCACTCATCGCGATCTCCTCGACTCCCTCATCGATTGGTCCTTGCAACGGAACGTTTGA
- the moaC gene encoding cyclic pyranopterin monophosphate synthase MoaC has translation MSEASFSHLDAQGAIRMVDVGDKEVTDRLARASARVRMQPQTLQAIREQQLPKGAVLETARLAGILAAKKTAELIPLCHPLPITAIHIDFAEEGEDSLRIEATVRVRGQTGVEMEALTAVSIAALTVYDMCKSLDRSMSIEDIRLEEKSGGRSGHYQRAKTDVEPPRE, from the coding sequence ATGTCCGAAGCATCGTTCAGTCACCTGGATGCCCAAGGTGCAATCCGCATGGTGGACGTGGGCGATAAGGAGGTGACAGACCGGCTAGCGCGGGCCTCGGCACGAGTCAGGATGCAGCCCCAGACCCTCCAAGCCATACGCGAGCAGCAGCTTCCCAAGGGAGCTGTCCTCGAAACCGCCCGGTTAGCAGGGATTCTCGCGGCGAAAAAAACGGCGGAATTGATTCCCTTATGTCACCCCCTGCCGATCACTGCCATCCACATCGACTTTGCCGAAGAAGGAGAAGACTCCTTGCGAATCGAGGCCACAGTCCGGGTTCGCGGCCAGACCGGTGTTGAAATGGAAGCCCTGACGGCGGTTAGTATAGCGGCCCTGACCGTTTACGACATGTGCAAGAGCCTCGATCGAAGCATGAGCATCGAAGATATCCGCTTGGAGGAGAAGAGCGGCGGCCGGAGCGGCCACTATCAACGGGCCAAAACAGACGTCGAACCGCCAAGGGAGTAA
- a CDS encoding ATP-dependent Clp protease proteolytic subunit, with the protein MPLIPIVVESHGREERAYDIYSRLLKDRIVFLQGPVTDESANLVVAQLLYLQFEDPKKDIHLYINSPGGSVTAGMAIYDTMQFVTCDVATYCIGQAASMGAMLLTAGTKGKRYALPHARIMIHQPLGGTEGTTEEIIIHAKEFLRTREMLNELLAKHTGQSIETIRKGTDRDNFMSPMEALNFGLIDKVLERIHPEQIGVTPGGSG; encoded by the coding sequence ATGCCTTTGATACCGATCGTCGTGGAAAGCCATGGCCGCGAAGAGCGGGCCTATGACATCTATAGCCGCCTGCTGAAAGACCGGATCGTTTTCTTGCAGGGTCCTGTCACAGATGAGTCGGCCAACCTGGTGGTGGCCCAACTCCTGTACTTGCAGTTTGAGGACCCGAAAAAGGACATACACTTGTACATCAATAGTCCCGGCGGCAGCGTCACAGCCGGCATGGCCATTTACGACACAATGCAATTTGTGACCTGCGACGTGGCCACCTACTGTATCGGCCAAGCTGCCAGTATGGGTGCTATGCTGCTGACGGCGGGAACCAAAGGGAAGCGTTATGCTCTGCCCCACGCCCGGATTATGATCCACCAACCGTTGGGTGGCACGGAGGGAACAACCGAAGAAATCATTATCCATGCCAAGGAGTTCCTGCGGACTCGCGAGATGCTCAATGAGCTGCTCGCCAAACATACGGGCCAGTCGATCGAGACGATCCGCAAGGGGACCGATCGGGACAATTTCATGTCCCCGATGGAGGCCCTGAATTTTGGGCTAATTGACAAGGTGTTGGAGCGGATTCATCCGGAGCAGATCGGCGTCACACCGGGTGGAAGCGGCTGA